Genomic segment of Sarcophilus harrisii chromosome 4, mSarHar1.11, whole genome shotgun sequence:
aagaaaaaaaatttggaactcaaaatctttcaaaaatgaatgctgaaaactatctttacatataattaggaaaaaatgaaatactattaagtggggaaaaaaaagatatgtttagttgtctcccctctccccttctcagtCAATCCTTCATTATACAGTAACAGTGGGCTTGGGGAGGAGTAGGGAGCTAAGGATATTTTCCACCATgacaaaaatgagtaaaaaaaagtctttatctGAATGGCTTTTCTTTGCCCTGGAGTGCCATGCAAGCGATCTAGCCCAAAGTCCGGCAGGTGCCACACCAAGGTGGACAAGGTATGAGCAAAGACTTGCAGACCAAGCACCAAGAAGAAAGCCCGATAATGAACTCTTTGCTACAGCCCATGACGGCAGGGAAAGGCTTAAACTCATCACACGCAACAGAGTCTGTCCGAAACACATCATGAAATGTCAGCCACGGAAAAGGCCCTGGATGATATGCCGAGAATCCTAAGGAAAGAATTACCAGCGTGGtaataagggaagagaaaatagagggCGATTCAGAGAGTCACCAGGGAGAAGAAGCTCTTCCCAGGGAGAAGAGatgaagagctgagttcaagcAGAAGCcttgggaaaggagagaaggcaaTGGATGGatgtactatatataatatatatatatatatatataaattatgtaaacAGAACCAAGACTTGCCATGGTTGGAACATGAGGCTTGGACAACTGAGGAGTCGAAGAAGATTCTTAGCTGGAGAGCCTGGATGAACAGAAAACATTCGTCCCCTCCACAGAAATGGGgaagtgaatgaagaaatgaatgaagaaatgacaTTTCTCCAGTCCAAAAGACCTTTCCAGATTCAGCCTTTCTCCACGTCTCCCTTCAAAGATGAGGTTCATCAAGACAAAAGGTCTTTTGAGATATAGATTGAGGGAACAAACTACGATGAACAAAGTCCTCTGTTCTCGTTTAGCTCATTGCCTTTCCCAAGCCTAGAAGTGAACATGCTCTGGCTATTCTGGAATGTTAACTACAAATTGGACTTTTGCATAgtccagttttttcttcttcttccttcaagattcctaacttaaaaataacaataaatgttgaaagggatgtgggaaaagtaggacactaattggttgttggagttgtgaaatgatccatcattctggagagcaattcggtCCTAGGCCCAAAGGGCCATataactgtgcatcccctttgatccagcagcgtcaCTACTGGGCCTGTTACCTCAGAGATcattaaagaggggaaagaagccacatgtgcaaaaatgtttgtagcagtcctttttggggtgcaaagaattggaaaaggaatggatgcccatcagttggacaatggctgaataagttgtgataagtgaaagtaatggaatattattgttctacaagatataatgagcaggctgacttcagaaaaccTTGGAGAGACTCAcgtgaactgatattaagtgaagcgagcagaaccaagagatcactgtacaaggcaacaagaagATTCTATGATGATCAACTGCGATGGGACTCGATTATTTGCAACAATTCAAAgcacttccaatagacttgggatggaaaatgccatccgcatcgAGAGAGCGAACCAcggacactgaatgtggatccaagCAGAATATTTTTacgtttttctttgtttctttcttatgttttttccccttttggtcggGTTTTTCTTGTCCAACATGACAAATACGGAAAAACgtttataagaattgcacatatttaaactaCCTcacattgcttgctatcttggggagggagaaaaatttggaagacaaaatcttacaaaatgaaaattaaacactatctttatatatatttagaaaaataaaatactattaaaaatttaaaagattcctATCTTACTTCAACTTGTCTTGGAGTAGAGGGATATCCACAGAATGCTTAGATTTAGAATGCTTAACTGAACAATATTATTTCTGATAGAATCGTAGGTGAAAAGGAGAATCAAGtattcatatttgttttctttgactaaGTTTTAGGGGTGGAGAGGATGATAACAGATGCGGCTTTCGACAAGTTAAGGACATCCAGTTGGGTATGTCCTTTTAAAGGTTGGTGGGACTAGAGATGGGGATCTGGGACACAACTTCATAGCCAATGACTGAAACTCTAgcttagagagaaaagaagggaaccCGGTGGAAAGCCTCGGGTCTCTGGGAGTGGGGAATCGACTTGGAGGCTAGAAGAAGCTAGGAGCAGCACCCGATGCAGGGCAGCAGAATCCTTGAGAGGATCCAGGAGAATGACCAGAGATGGAGGAATAAGATCAAGGACCGGGAGGTCAAAACCAGGTGGGGGAAGTTCAAATTCTTCATTGTGGACCAACTTTGACTTCCAGGAGCTTTTAAATGCATCAAAGGGCTAAAAGGGACCCATCATGTGAcagttagagaaactgagtcccagaaatgAATGGGTTGTCAAGGTTGTCTAGGGAATGAGTGGCAAAGCCAGGCTGTGGAAGCCAGGTTCTGGGTCCATGACACCAGTCTGCTTCTGCCATCTCAGATATACACACGTGCTTTTAGGGCcgttaattttttttgatttaagTATAAAGTGCCCATGGAGACCTAGATCCTTTGGGGCCATTCCTTTTCACAAGTACCCTTTATGGCAAtaacaattactttttaaaaatacctacaCCTTATCTTCCATCTTTGAAGAGCTGAAGCAATCCCACGTCTGGAAGCTTGACAACTTCCGTCTTTTGGGAGGTGAAACAAAGTCTTCTTTTGAGGTGGCCCTGAGTGAGGCCGTGCTGTGGAGCGGGGCGACTGTCCCACATGGGGAGTTCTTGGTGCTGCTCCGAGGGGAGGCTACGTTGCAGAGCGGGGTGACTGTCTCACATGGAGAGTTCCTGGTGCTGCTCCAAGGGGAGGCTACATTGCGGAATGGGGCGACTGTCCCACATGGGGAGTTCCTGGTGCTGCTCCGAGGGGAGGCTACGTTGCGGAGCAGGGTGATTGTCCCACATGGGGAGTTCCTGGTGCTGCTCTGGGGGGAGGCTGCGTTGCGAAGTGGGGTAACTGTCCCACATGGGGAGTTTCCTGGTACTGCTCTGGGGGGAGGCTGCGTTACGAAGTGGGGTGACTGTCCCACATGGGGAGTTTCTAGTGCTGCTCTGGGGGGAGGCTGTGTTGCGGAGTGGGGTGACGGTCCCACATGGGGAGTTCCTGGTGCTACTCTGGGGGGAGGCTGTGCAGTGGAGCGGGGTGACTGTCCCACACGGGGAGTTTCTGGTGCTGCTCCGGGGGGAGGCTACGTTGCGGAGCGGGTTGATGGTCCCACACAGGAAGTTCCTGGTACTGCTCCGGGGGGAGGCTACGTTCCGGAGCGGGGAGACTGTCCCACATGAGGAGTTCCTGGTGCTGCTCTGGGGGGAGGCTGCCTTCTGGGGTTCCTGAGAACCAGCGCTGTGGCTGAACCCTGGCAGAGAGTCCCCAAGTTTGCTCTGATTTGGCTCTTTTGGCTTCTGCCTGGATTTCTTAAGGAACAAAAGCTCCTGGGCCCAGTGAGCTGTATCCTGGGAGTACATGTCAAACATGGAATCGATTGGATCTGGGCCTTTGCAGGGTGCTTGCTCCAGGCCAAAAGGCAGGGCCTTTCTTGCCTTTGCAGCTTTTTCTCTGGGAAAGCCCGGCTTTGGGCGCAGGCTGGGGCCATCGGAAGCCGAGCGCTCTTGACAAAGTCTTTCCCGGGACCAGGAAGCGTTCGTGGGTGTCTGAAGCGGCTTTGGTGGCCCCAGTGACCTGGAGAGGCCCCCTTTTTGCCATACCCCATCCCTGGCAGGAGCCCCAGGAGGGCAGCGCCACTCCCTTGCACTTGTCAGAACTGGGGGCAGAGACAAGGTGGGGGTCCTTGGAGGGCTCCGGCAGGGAGGGGGGCCAGCTTGGCTCACCTCCATAGTCCTGGAAGGAGACTCCCGGATGGAGAGCTTGTGCAGAGCCCCCCTCAGACCCAGCGGGGAAGCAGCGCTTTGGGAGCAGGCGAGGTCGGCGGCCTTGACAGCGGCGTCCGGCTCCACGGAGGGTAAAAAGTTCTGCCTCGTCTCCCCTGGGACAATCCGGAACTTGCGACTGATGTTGAAAAAACTGCTTTCCATGGTCAGGGTGACGCTAAGCCTCCTCTTCTTCAGGAACCAGCCTTTGGAAATGTACTTATTTGTAGATACGAGGCCCACCTTCTGAGAAGGCAAACACTTACTCAGGGAACACAGCATCTCCGCATAGACGTCACTCAGGGTGAGCTCCCGCTCCTCATCGCCCCACATCACATCCCCCATGTAGCCGCTCAGCCTCCGGGCCCTCCAGGCCAATAAGCTCTCGTTGGGGCACACGGCCACGCCCCCGGCACCGTGGGGACATCGGAGGGGCGAAGTCGGCGTAACTGAAAGTTCGTCATCCTTCTGGGGGCCAATACTGCTGGAATCTGGGAACAAACAGAGACCAGAGCAGATGGAGAGAGAAACCTTTCTATGTACCAGAGCCACGTCCCAGCGTGGCCCCCAGAGGGCGCTGGCAGGCGCTGAGACACGTCGGGGCCACGCTGGGACGGCGGCCCAAGGGGCAGGCGAAGGGGATCCTCCCCAGGAGACTGGCTGCTGATGCCGACTTGGGGGGCCGTCACAGTGCCCTGCAAAGCTAAGAGCAGCACTCTGCACCCTGTTTCACACCACTCAGTGGCCCCAATGGAAAACCCTGTGGTTCTGAAGAGCCTTTAAAAGTCAGTTTGGGTGGGTTGCCCGCACAGAGAGAGTGCCCGGCTCGCCCAccacagatttttctttcttcttgcagCCTCTAGCCAAGGCTGCACCTGTGTCAGTTCAAAAGCCCCAGGCCAAAGGTGTGGGCACTGAGAAGCATGTTCCCACCCCCTGGCCCAGAAGGTAGCAATACggggtgggagggggaagagacTCCTAGGGGCCCTCACAAAGGAACCCCAAGACTGGTTCCACAGGGTCGTCTAGCTTAGGAGGTCCAAAAGAAAACCATAAACCTCACCAGCTGTCTGGATCACTCACCAAGTGACGCTTTAGAACTCTCTTTGGCCGAAAGGATCATGGGGTTCTTCCTCTTGTTGAAACTGTCAAactggaaagaaaatcaaaagtcagaatttaAAACCACAGCCCGGGCCTTCAGGTCAGTGCGGTGGGAGCAGCCCCAGGGGTTGGCCCTTGTCTGGAAGGTGCTATGAGGGGCCCCTAGAGCCCCTGAGCCTCCAATGACTGTCATGGCTGGCATCCCGCCCCAGGCTTGGAATCGCGGGAGATCAAAGCTCACAGCACCACGGAGCCCCCCACAGTGGGCACTCTACTCTTAGACCATCACGTTTGCGTCCAAGTTTTTCCTCTGATGGAGTCAAGTTCTCCTGCTGTCCCTTCCACTTCCTGGGGTCAACAGACACTCTTAACAAGGGCAGGAGTGATCTATCCAGACCAAACCCTCCCAGGACTGCCAAGTGTCCTTCGTGGGCAGAGTTCTTTGTATGACCGCGGGCAGTCACCATGCCCGGCCTTGACGGCCCCTTCCAGGACAGCATTACCCCGAGGGACACTGAGAGCAGTGACTGTGAGGAGGACCAGAGAAAAGCCCCAGGAGCCTCTGGCGTGCTGCTGCGAGGTGAGGGGTCACACCAGCAGAACACCATCACAAGGCAAACAGAGCGTACGGGAAATAATCTGTGAGATACAAGGGAGATGCTGGGACCGGGCCCTCACCTCCTGGGAGAACTCGGGGCTGGGGAGGATCCCTGTACTTCTCTGTACTTTctctgaggaggaaactgagttttgttttgtttttttttaaagttttcattgtGTGTTATAAAAGGGATAGAAGAGGTAGAGCGGGGAAGAATAACTTGGAAAATGCCGGGAATATAAAACACAAAGTATATCAGTAACAGCATCCATAAAAAGAATCACCATAATCAGCCTGGGATGGTCATCTTCCAGGATCACGTCCACTCgggtcatttttttcttgtctaaGTCACTTTCTGGACGACTTTCAAGACTGAAGCCTTCAttctaagaccaaaaaaaaaaggaattgggggATTCAGTATTCAAAAACCTCTTATATGCTCGGTCTACTCAACTCCATGACTCATTGAGGAAGACTCTTTCCACTGAAGGGCCAGAGGGTGAACCTCTTAGAATGGCCCCAAGAATGGCCGCCTTTCCTTTCAGGGCCAGATGAGTCCGCTCCCGGGGCATGGTTCACTCACTGCAACCTCTATTCCAGGAACCTTGCTGCCTGGGCTAGAGACCAATCCCGGCAGGTGTCCCCAGCCTGGCCCCCACCCACCATCCCCATGCCCACTAATTCTAGAGTCATAATCTATCACGATGGCATCACTTCTGCAAAGGGTCTTCTATAGACCTCTCATCATCTGGGGAACTTGGAGGCCAGGCTGGTCTTCCCTTTGGCCTAAGAATGAGCAGCCCTTGGCACACGGCAAGTACTCAACAAGAAATGTCTTTTCATTCATGCTCTAGTAGAGGGAGATTCCTCCCAGGGATGTCCCACACCAACAGAACCTCAAGTCAAGATGGGAAAACCCTGTATCAAACTGTCAGAGTACCATAAACTGCAGcacatttaaaatcctttctatTCGGTGATCAGATAATCAAGGAGTGGCCGTTTTTGAGGAACAAGCCTGACGTTCTTGAAACAGC
This window contains:
- the HJURP gene encoding LOW QUALITY PROTEIN: Holliday junction recognition protein (The sequence of the model RefSeq protein was modified relative to this genomic sequence to represent the inferred CDS: deleted 1 base in 1 codon; substituted 1 base at 1 genomic stop codon) translates to MAGTGVRPWPRRQPRERQQLQLRWQLLSQLQANNRRFAHTMGALVAKYDRPFKEDKLVHIATLTYQSEVGLKVWGGKKVTKEIFRNIQISLEKEGYSIGNFMESTSTDVISSGVDATLVQSNDTSLWNEGFSLESRPESDLDKKKMTRVDVILEDDHPRLIMFDSFNKRKNPMILSAKESSKASLDSSSIGPQKDDELSVTPTSPLRCPHGAGGVAVCPNESLLAWRARRLSGYMGDVMWGDEERELTLSDVYAEMLCSLSKCLPSQKVGLVSTNKYISKGWFLKKRRLSVTLTMESSFFNISRKFRIVPGETRQNFLPSVEPDAAVKAADLACSQSAASPLGLRGALHKLSIRESPSRTMEVSQAGPPPCRSPPRTPTLSLPPVLTSAREWRCPPGAPARDGVWQKGGLSRSLGPPKPLQTPTNASWSRERLCQERSASDGPSLRPKPGFPREKAAKARKALPFGLEQAPCKGPDPIDSMFDMYSQDTAHWAQELLFLKKSRQKPKEPNQSKLGDSLPGFSHSAGSQEPQKAASPQSSTRNSSCGTVSPLRNVASPRSSTRNFLCGTINPLRNVASPRSSTRNSPCGTVTPLHCTASPQSSTRNSPCGTVTPLRNTASPQSSTRNSPCGTVTPLRNAASPQSSTRKLPMWDSYPTSQRSLPPEQHQELPMWDNHPAPQRSLPSEQHQELPMWDSRPIPQCSLPLEQHQELSMXDSHPLCNVASPRSSTKNSPCGTVAPLHSTASLRATSKEDFVSPPKRRKLSSFQTWDCFSSSKMEDKVAPDSQGLPTDPGESPARRLRSSRVSGTQPLCQGVVCGNSAKEQEGGHGWRLGSYISWAFLRPWPSCLVVWDKDCRLRV